In the Deinococcus ficus genome, one interval contains:
- a CDS encoding DUF488 family protein produces the protein MTPPTIWTIGYEDAELHAFLDTLVQAGVQVVVDTRERAQSRRPGYSKTALAAALKEQGIEYRHLRPLGTPPAVRKAYRLDHDFPAMKAAYTLHLATQGDALHELADLAAMHRAALLCYEHEPGECHRSLITGRLTALGLIGDVVDLRPPRRA, from the coding sequence ATGACGCCCCCCACCATCTGGACCATCGGGTACGAGGACGCCGAGCTGCACGCCTTCCTGGACACGCTCGTGCAGGCGGGCGTGCAGGTGGTCGTGGACACCCGCGAACGCGCCCAGAGCCGCCGCCCCGGCTACAGCAAGACCGCCCTGGCCGCCGCGCTGAAAGAGCAGGGCATCGAATACCGTCACCTGCGGCCCCTGGGCACGCCTCCCGCCGTCCGCAAGGCGTACCGGCTGGACCACGACTTTCCGGCCATGAAGGCCGCGTACACCCTGCACCTCGCCACGCAGGGCGACGCGCTGCACGAGCTCGCGGACCTGGCCGCCATGCACCGCGCCGCGCTGCTGTGCTACGAGCACGAGCCCGGCGAATGCCACCGCAGCCTGATCACCGGGCGGCTCACGGCGCTGGGCCTGATCGGGGACGTGGTGGACCTCAGACCCCCGCGCCGCGCCTGA
- a CDS encoding tryptophan-rich sensory protein produces the protein MTGLSRQITLVLATALTLVMNYLSQSLPLFGRTNADVSDALPNAFTPAGLTFAIWGVIFTGLIVFAVYQALPAQRTERYDRLFWPYLLSNLLNASWLLAFQSLNLGVSVLIMLALLATLIWLDRTVRGMNTTNTLTTPPPNRADHWALQVPTSLYLGWISVATMANITAYLVSQGVTGGLLGLSPQAWSAALLVIAGLVGTLMLTRFRDYAFAGVLLWAFLGVYLARPDAGTVTLGVVIGAALVVLAALRTLSMRRPHTAAA, from the coding sequence ATGACCGGACTCTCCCGCCAGATCACGCTGGTCCTCGCCACCGCGCTGACCCTCGTGATGAACTACCTCAGCCAGAGCCTTCCGCTGTTCGGCCGCACGAACGCCGACGTGAGCGACGCCCTGCCGAACGCCTTCACGCCCGCCGGCCTGACCTTCGCCATCTGGGGCGTGATCTTCACCGGCCTGATCGTCTTCGCCGTGTACCAGGCCCTGCCCGCCCAGCGCACAGAGCGGTACGACCGGCTGTTCTGGCCGTACCTGCTCTCCAACCTCCTGAACGCCTCCTGGCTGCTCGCCTTCCAGAGCCTGAACCTGGGCGTGAGCGTGCTGATCATGCTGGCCCTGCTCGCCACCCTGATCTGGCTGGACCGCACCGTGCGCGGCATGAACACCACCAACACCCTCACCACCCCGCCCCCCAACCGCGCAGACCACTGGGCACTGCAGGTCCCCACCAGCCTGTACCTGGGGTGGATCAGCGTGGCGACCATGGCGAACATCACCGCGTACCTCGTCAGCCAGGGCGTCACGGGCGGCCTGCTGGGCCTCAGCCCGCAGGCATGGTCCGCCGCGCTGCTCGTGATCGCCGGTCTCGTCGGTACGCTCATGCTCACCCGCTTCCGCGACTACGCCTTCGCGGGCGTGCTGCTGTGGGCGTTCCTCGGCGTGTACCTCGCCCGCCCCGACGCCGGCACCGTCACCCTGGGCGTGGTTATCGGCGCGGCCCTGGTCGTCCTGGCCGCCCTGCGCACCCTGAGCATGCGCCGCCCCCACACCGCCGCCGCATGA
- a CDS encoding DUF72 domain-containing protein, translating to MTPRQVLIGCAGWSVASGRPEFGKGASVLERYATRFHAVEINSSFYRPHRPTTYARWAASTPPGFRFSVKVPKAITHTAKLRDVQFPLIEFVEQVSHLDEKLGPLLVQLPPSLKYDAALATDFFGTLRQLTPAPIACEARHATWFTPEADALLTAHRVSRVAADPAVVSQAAHPGGWTGLTYYRWHGSPRRYYSAYTPEALRDLAQDVQARDGNVWVIFDNTAGGEAAGNALDLIALDRRGRRVCGRWRPLSQSLKPDER from the coding sequence ATGACCCCCCGGCAGGTGCTGATCGGCTGCGCCGGCTGGAGCGTCGCCAGCGGCCGCCCGGAATTCGGGAAGGGCGCCAGTGTGCTGGAACGCTACGCCACGCGCTTCCATGCCGTGGAGATCAACAGTTCCTTCTACCGCCCCCACCGACCCACCACCTACGCCCGCTGGGCCGCCAGCACCCCGCCCGGCTTCCGCTTCAGCGTGAAGGTCCCCAAGGCCATCACCCACACCGCGAAACTCCGTGACGTGCAGTTCCCGCTCATCGAGTTCGTGGAACAGGTCAGCCACCTGGACGAGAAACTGGGACCGCTCCTCGTGCAACTGCCGCCCAGCCTGAAGTACGACGCCGCCCTCGCCACGGACTTCTTCGGCACCCTGCGCCAGCTCACGCCCGCCCCGATCGCCTGCGAAGCCCGGCACGCCACCTGGTTCACCCCCGAAGCCGACGCCCTGCTCACCGCCCACCGCGTGTCCCGCGTCGCCGCCGACCCAGCCGTCGTGTCGCAGGCTGCCCACCCCGGCGGATGGACGGGCCTGACCTATTACCGCTGGCACGGTTCGCCCAGGAGGTATTACTCCGCCTACACACCAGAAGCTTTACGGGATCTTGCCCAGGACGTCCAGGCGCGTGACGGGAACGTCTGGGTCATCTTCGACAACACCGCAGGAGGCGAAGCGGCAGGCAACGCCCTGGACCTGATCGCCCTGGACCGCAGGGGCCGCCGAGTATGTGGCCGATGGCGGCCCCTGAGTCAGTCCCTCAAGCCCGACGAACGTTGA
- the dnaE gene encoding DNA polymerase III subunit alpha — MTAPAAPTQETPHIHLPDGSCCKPKRFAHLHQHTQYSLLDGAAKLKDLLKWAKEVTPDGCTPALAMTDHGNMHGAVHFYNYATGMGVKPILGYEAYVVPGQGTRRDRTRGQDGEKGIFHLTLLARDFEGYQNLCRLSSRGYTEGYYYKPRIDHELLQEHHKGVIAFSGCLGSEVQQLLLQGREDDAKKRLLWYRELFGENYFIEIQDHGLPEQKKNNPILRAWAQELGIGMVATNDGHYVKKSDATAHETLLAIQTKATLADENRFKFPCDEFYVKSLEEMQAALPVSDWGEEVFDNTALVAELCNVDLPVGKKRVYQMPELPIPEGRTMKEELRVQTYAGAVKRYPAYLTEGLLRDYAAYSLAELGAEDAARVLGRVNGCDPQTCDPDTLYTLLAFMGSEWEKRGQDAGEKYTPYPALVKMEARGDTGELPAYAAEDCRRARERAGDTTIDLDGEAEQETTRSHHRHALVLLRRAEYELSVINNMGFPDYFLIVADYINWAKDHDISVGPGRGSGAGSLVAYAIRITNLDPLEFELLFERFLNPDRISMPDFDIDFNDARRVEVIDYVRQKYGDDKVAMIATFGTMASKACLKDVARVMGLEYAKVDKVSKLIPIKFGKSYSLEQARESVPDIQQMLAEDAQLLEAYEFAQKLEGLTRHASVHAAGVVIGKTELTNLVPVMRDTSGEGIVCQYDMKAVEDIGLIKMDFLGLRTLSFLDEAKRILRESGTDFDERYGNFDNIPFDDAKTYELMSRGDTKGVFQLEGAGIADASRRLKPRRLADIIALSALYRPGPMENIPTYVRRHHGLEDVDYVKDGFPTSAQWLEKILKETYGIPVYQEQIMQIASEVAGFSLGGADLLRRAMGKKDAEEMKRQRQIFVAGAKGNGVPEDEGNRLFDLLDAFANYGFNKSHSAAYGVITYQTAWLKANYPVQFMAALLTVERRDSDKVAEYVSDARKMDLHVLPPDINRSSSDFAVQGEDILFGLYAIKGLGENAVLKILEEREKAGPFKSLADFCSRLGNKVCNRKAMESLIKSGAFDSFGERHQLMQSLEEAMAWAQGAAAMAASGMDALFGMNETAPEPRLKQNVPAYTDLDRLKIEKDALGLYISGHPLEQHEGLREAASCRISDLDTWFTQQNVAPGKRLKAVLAGMIEGVVKKPTKSGGMMARFILADESGQTELVAFSRAYDRIQDKLVNDTPALVIVELESEDGGLRAIAEEVVSIEQLGEVPKVMYVTIDLETASPDAIGEFQSLLDEHAGSMPTYLRLETPEQFVIYQLDHGMGSPEAIRVLNHTFPWANAHLAYDQQTILGRFAPKPPAWMNKQNGGMRA, encoded by the coding sequence ATGACCGCGCCCGCCGCCCCCACCCAGGAAACGCCCCACATTCACCTTCCTGACGGGTCGTGCTGCAAGCCCAAACGGTTCGCGCACCTGCACCAGCACACGCAGTACAGCCTGCTGGACGGCGCGGCGAAACTCAAGGACCTGCTGAAATGGGCCAAGGAGGTCACGCCGGACGGCTGCACCCCGGCCCTGGCGATGACCGACCACGGGAACATGCACGGCGCGGTGCACTTCTACAACTACGCGACCGGCATGGGCGTGAAACCCATCCTGGGCTACGAGGCGTACGTGGTGCCGGGGCAGGGCACGCGCCGGGACCGCACGCGCGGGCAGGACGGCGAGAAGGGCATCTTTCACCTGACGCTGCTGGCCCGGGATTTCGAGGGCTACCAGAACCTGTGCCGCCTGAGCAGCCGCGGGTACACCGAGGGCTACTACTACAAGCCCCGCATCGACCATGAGCTGCTGCAGGAGCACCACAAGGGCGTGATCGCGTTTTCCGGGTGCCTGGGCAGCGAGGTGCAGCAGCTGCTGCTGCAGGGCCGCGAGGACGACGCGAAAAAGAGATTGCTGTGGTACCGGGAGCTGTTCGGGGAGAACTACTTCATCGAGATTCAGGACCACGGGCTGCCCGAGCAGAAGAAGAACAACCCCATCCTGCGGGCCTGGGCGCAGGAGCTGGGCATCGGGATGGTCGCCACGAACGACGGCCACTACGTCAAGAAGAGCGACGCCACCGCCCACGAGACGCTGCTGGCGATCCAGACGAAGGCGACGCTGGCCGACGAGAACCGCTTCAAGTTCCCCTGCGACGAGTTCTACGTGAAAAGCCTGGAGGAGATGCAGGCCGCGCTGCCCGTGAGCGACTGGGGCGAGGAGGTGTTCGACAACACCGCCCTGGTGGCCGAACTGTGCAACGTGGATCTGCCGGTCGGCAAGAAGCGCGTGTACCAGATGCCGGAGCTGCCCATCCCCGAGGGCCGCACCATGAAGGAAGAACTGCGCGTGCAGACGTACGCCGGCGCCGTGAAACGCTACCCGGCGTACCTCACCGAAGGCCTGCTGCGGGATTACGCGGCGTACTCCCTGGCGGAACTGGGCGCGGAGGACGCCGCGCGGGTGCTGGGCCGCGTGAACGGCTGCGACCCGCAGACCTGCGACCCCGACACGCTGTACACCCTGCTGGCCTTCATGGGCAGCGAGTGGGAAAAACGCGGGCAGGACGCCGGGGAGAAGTACACGCCGTACCCGGCCCTGGTGAAGATGGAGGCCCGCGGCGACACCGGCGAGCTGCCCGCCTACGCCGCCGAGGACTGCCGCCGCGCCCGCGAGCGGGCCGGGGACACCACCATTGACCTGGACGGCGAGGCCGAGCAGGAAACCACCCGCAGCCACCACCGGCACGCGCTGGTGCTGCTGCGCCGCGCCGAGTACGAGCTGAGCGTGATCAACAACATGGGGTTCCCCGATTACTTCCTGATCGTGGCGGACTACATCAACTGGGCCAAGGACCACGACATCAGCGTGGGCCCCGGGCGTGGGTCGGGGGCCGGGTCGCTGGTCGCGTACGCGATCCGCATCACCAACCTGGACCCGCTGGAGTTCGAGCTGCTGTTCGAGCGCTTCCTGAACCCGGACCGCATCTCCATGCCGGACTTCGACATTGACTTCAACGACGCCCGCCGCGTCGAGGTGATCGACTACGTGCGCCAGAAGTACGGGGACGACAAGGTCGCCATGATCGCCACCTTCGGAACCATGGCCTCCAAGGCGTGCCTCAAGGACGTGGCGCGCGTGATGGGCCTGGAGTACGCCAAGGTGGACAAGGTCAGCAAGCTCATTCCCATCAAGTTCGGGAAGAGTTACAGCCTGGAACAGGCCCGCGAGAGCGTCCCGGACATCCAGCAGATGCTCGCCGAGGACGCCCAGCTGCTCGAGGCGTACGAGTTCGCGCAGAAACTCGAGGGCCTCACCCGGCACGCCAGCGTCCACGCGGCCGGCGTGGTGATCGGCAAGACCGAACTCACGAACCTCGTGCCGGTCATGCGCGACACCAGCGGTGAGGGCATCGTCTGCCAGTACGACATGAAGGCCGTGGAGGACATCGGCCTGATCAAGATGGACTTCCTGGGCCTGCGCACCCTGAGCTTCCTGGACGAGGCCAAACGCATCCTGCGGGAATCCGGCACCGACTTCGACGAGCGCTACGGCAACTTCGACAACATCCCCTTCGACGACGCGAAGACCTACGAGCTCATGAGCCGCGGTGACACCAAGGGCGTGTTCCAGCTCGAAGGGGCCGGCATCGCGGACGCCAGTCGCCGCCTCAAGCCCCGCCGCCTCGCCGACATCATCGCCCTGTCGGCGCTTTACCGCCCCGGCCCGATGGAGAACATCCCCACCTACGTCCGCCGCCACCACGGCCTGGAAGACGTGGACTACGTCAAGGACGGCTTCCCCACCAGCGCCCAGTGGCTGGAGAAGATCCTGAAGGAAACCTACGGCATCCCCGTGTACCAGGAGCAGATCATGCAGATCGCCTCCGAGGTCGCCGGGTTCAGCCTGGGCGGCGCGGACCTGCTGCGCCGCGCGATGGGCAAGAAGGACGCCGAGGAGATGAAACGCCAGCGGCAGATCTTCGTCGCCGGCGCCAAGGGCAACGGCGTCCCCGAGGACGAAGGCAACCGCCTGTTCGACCTGCTGGACGCCTTCGCCAACTACGGCTTCAACAAGTCCCACTCCGCGGCGTACGGCGTCATCACCTACCAGACCGCGTGGCTCAAGGCGAACTACCCCGTGCAGTTCATGGCCGCGCTCCTTACCGTGGAACGCCGCGACAGCGACAAGGTCGCCGAGTACGTCAGTGACGCCCGCAAGATGGACCTGCACGTCCTCCCCCCGGACATCAACCGCTCCAGCAGCGACTTCGCGGTGCAGGGCGAGGACATCCTCTTCGGCCTGTACGCCATCAAGGGCCTCGGCGAGAACGCCGTGCTGAAAATCCTGGAGGAACGCGAGAAAGCCGGGCCGTTCAAATCCCTGGCGGACTTCTGCTCCCGCCTGGGCAACAAGGTCTGCAACCGCAAGGCCATGGAAAGCCTCATCAAGAGCGGCGCCTTCGACAGCTTCGGCGAACGCCACCAGCTCATGCAGAGCCTGGAAGAGGCCATGGCCTGGGCCCAGGGCGCGGCCGCCATGGCCGCCAGCGGCATGGACGCCCTGTTCGGCATGAACGAAACCGCCCCTGAACCCAGACTCAAACAGAACGTCCCCGCCTACACCGACCTGGACCGCCTGAAAATCGAGAAAGACGCTCTCGGCCTCTACATCAGCGGCCACCCCCTCGAACAGCACGAGGGCCTGCGCGAAGCCGCCAGCTGCCGCATCAGCGACCTGGATACCTGGTTCACGCAGCAGAACGTCGCCCCCGGCAAACGCCTCAAGGCCGTCCTCGCCGGCATGATCGAAGGCGTGGTCAAGAAGCCCACCAAGAGTGGCGGCATGATGGCCCGCTTCATCCTCGCCGACGAATCAGGACAAACCGAACTCGTCGCCTTCAGCCGCGCCTACGACCGCATCCAGGACAAACTCGTCAACGACACCCCCGCCCTCGTCATCGTCGAACTCGAGAGCGAGGACGGCGGCCTGCGCGCCATCGCCGAGGAAGTCGTCAGCATCGAACAGCTCGGCGAGGTCCCCAAGGTCATGTACGTCACCATCGACCTGGAAACCGCCAGCCCCGACGCCATCGGCGAATTCCAGAGCCTCCTCGACGAACACGCCGGCAGCATGCCCACCTACCTGAGGCTGGAAACCCCCGAGCAGTTCGTCATCTACCAGCTCGACCACGGCATGGGCAGCCCCGAGGCCATCCGCGTCCTGAACCACACCTTCCCCTGGGCGAACGCCCACCTCGCCTACGACCAGCAGACCATCCTCGGCCGCTTCGCGCCCAAACCCCCCGCCTGGATGAACAAGCAGAACGGCGGCATGCGCGCTTGA
- a CDS encoding DUF99 family protein, producing MGAPRGFTHAVGFDDAPFRREHRGDVPVIGTRYVGPVLHGVMRGQVRRDGRNSTAELARLVNAHGHGAGLIFLQGIALAGFNVVDLEALHAATGRPVLVVARRRPDLDRIRAALLSHVPGGARKWRLVQAAGEMEPCAGVFVQRCGLDLPDAEAAVRQFALAGRIPEPLRAAHLIAAGVTPGVRSRQRV from the coding sequence GTGGGGGCACCGCGGGGCTTCACGCACGCCGTGGGCTTCGACGACGCGCCCTTCCGGCGGGAGCACCGGGGGGACGTGCCGGTGATCGGCACGCGGTATGTGGGGCCGGTGCTGCACGGCGTGATGCGCGGGCAGGTGCGGCGCGACGGGCGGAACAGCACGGCCGAGCTGGCGCGGCTGGTGAACGCGCACGGGCACGGCGCGGGGCTGATCTTCCTGCAGGGCATCGCGCTGGCGGGCTTCAACGTGGTGGACCTGGAGGCCCTGCACGCGGCGACCGGGCGGCCGGTGCTGGTCGTCGCCCGGCGCCGCCCGGACCTGGACCGGATCCGCGCGGCGCTGCTCTCGCACGTGCCGGGCGGGGCGCGCAAGTGGCGCCTGGTGCAGGCCGCCGGGGAGATGGAACCCTGCGCGGGCGTGTTCGTGCAGCGCTGCGGACTGGACCTGCCGGACGCGGAGGCGGCCGTGCGGCAGTTCGCGCTGGCTGGCCGCATTCCGGAGCCGCTGCGGGCCGCGCACCTGATCGCGGCCGGGGTCACGCCGGGGGTGCGCAGCCGCCAGCGGGTGTGA
- a CDS encoding M24 family metallopeptidase — protein sequence MTTPAATPIQRMQAALQSTALDGWLMYDFQGLNPHARRVLDIPASVFLTRRFFVWVPREGRAVVLHNHIEGGNWRNITRAWDADLRPFGSHAELDAALKAVVAGQRVAMEYSPLGAVPYVSRVDAGTVERVRAAGAAGIESSADLLQAFLVWSPEDRAAHDHAASVLMRAKDDAFRLIHERLQSGQAVTELEVQALIMDQIRAAGMQAGHDVNVSFGVNAADSHYEPGEAQNATLQPGQCVLIDLWAQEPGRPFADVTWVAHAGEPGPEYAEAWQATRAARDAALSLVQDRFEAEGWGRVQGWELDRAARDAMGEAWEPYFLHRTGHDLGVQIHGSGANLDDYETRDTRTLTPGLCVTIEPGTYPAHRGFGIRTEIDVFLSPAGPEVTTHVQREPFVLGGPDTWAQVRARGYGEPAGE from the coding sequence ATGACCACTCCCGCCGCAACGCCCATCCAGCGCATGCAGGCCGCCCTGCAGTCCACCGCCCTGGACGGCTGGCTGATGTACGACTTCCAGGGCCTGAACCCCCACGCCCGGCGCGTGCTGGACATTCCCGCCAGCGTCTTCCTGACGCGGCGGTTTTTCGTGTGGGTGCCCCGCGAGGGCCGCGCAGTGGTGCTGCACAACCACATCGAGGGCGGCAACTGGCGGAACATCACCCGGGCCTGGGACGCCGACCTGCGGCCCTTCGGGTCGCACGCCGAACTGGACGCGGCCCTGAAAGCGGTCGTGGCCGGGCAGCGCGTGGCGATGGAGTACAGCCCCCTGGGCGCGGTGCCGTACGTGAGCCGCGTGGACGCCGGCACCGTGGAGCGCGTGCGGGCCGCCGGGGCCGCCGGGATCGAGAGCAGCGCGGACCTGCTGCAGGCATTCCTGGTGTGGTCGCCGGAGGACCGCGCCGCGCACGACCACGCCGCGAGCGTCCTGATGCGCGCCAAGGACGACGCCTTCCGCCTGATTCACGAGCGGCTGCAGTCCGGGCAGGCGGTCACGGAACTGGAGGTGCAGGCGCTGATCATGGACCAGATCCGCGCGGCAGGCATGCAGGCCGGGCATGACGTGAACGTGAGTTTCGGCGTGAACGCCGCCGACAGCCACTACGAGCCCGGCGAGGCGCAGAACGCCACGCTGCAGCCCGGGCAGTGCGTGCTGATCGACCTGTGGGCGCAGGAGCCGGGCCGGCCGTTCGCGGACGTGACCTGGGTGGCGCATGCGGGCGAGCCGGGCCCGGAGTACGCCGAGGCGTGGCAGGCCACCCGCGCCGCCCGGGACGCCGCGCTGAGCCTGGTGCAGGACCGCTTCGAGGCCGAGGGCTGGGGCCGGGTGCAGGGCTGGGAACTGGACCGCGCTGCCCGGGACGCCATGGGCGAGGCGTGGGAGCCGTACTTCCTGCACCGCACCGGGCATGACCTGGGCGTGCAGATTCACGGGTCCGGCGCGAACCTGGACGATTACGAGACGCGCGACACCCGCACCCTCACGCCCGGGCTGTGCGTGACCATCGAACCCGGCACGTACCCGGCGCACCGGGGCTTCGGGATCCGCACGGAGATCGACGTGTTCCTCTCCCCGGCGGGACCGGAGGTCACCACGCACGTGCAGCGCGAGCCGTTCGTGCTGGGCGGCCCGGACACCTGGGCGCAGGTGCGCGCCCGCGGGTACGGGGAGCCGGCCGGGGAGTAA
- a CDS encoding amino acid ABC transporter permease codes for MNLEQLQLVFQSAVNALPALLKATPITLGFALAAMLLGLPLGFLVALSRLSRFGALRRVSSVFVSFIRGTPLLVQIFMVYYGLPSLGLTLSPIAGGVIALTLNAAAYLSETIRAAILSIGRGQREAGTSLGLTDSQVMRLIVLPQAARVALPSLSNTLIGLVKDTSLVSVITVVELLRSAQLEIARTFEPFGPYLAAALIYWVISSALELVQHRLERRYARGF; via the coding sequence ATGAACCTCGAACAGCTGCAACTCGTGTTCCAGAGTGCCGTGAACGCCCTGCCGGCGCTGCTCAAGGCCACCCCGATCACGCTGGGGTTCGCGCTGGCGGCCATGCTGCTGGGCCTGCCGCTGGGCTTCCTGGTGGCGCTCTCACGGCTCTCGCGCTTCGGAGCGCTGCGGCGCGTGAGCAGCGTGTTCGTGTCGTTCATCCGCGGCACGCCGCTGCTGGTGCAGATCTTCATGGTGTATTACGGCCTGCCCAGCCTGGGGCTCACCCTCAGCCCCATCGCGGGCGGCGTGATCGCCCTGACCCTGAACGCCGCGGCGTACCTCAGCGAGACGATCCGCGCCGCGATCCTGAGCATCGGCCGGGGCCAGCGGGAGGCGGGCACCAGCCTGGGCCTCACGGACTCGCAGGTCATGCGCCTGATCGTGCTGCCTCAGGCGGCGCGGGTGGCGCTGCCCAGCCTCAGCAACACCCTGATCGGGCTGGTCAAGGACACCTCACTGGTCTCCGTCATCACGGTCGTGGAACTGCTGCGCAGCGCGCAGCTGGAAATCGCCCGGACCTTCGAGCCGTTCGGGCCGTACCTGGCGGCCGCGCTGATCTACTGGGTGATCAGCAGCGCGCTGGAACTCGTGCAGCACCGCCTGGAACGCCGTTACGCCCGAGGGTTCTGA
- a CDS encoding transporter substrate-binding domain-containing protein yields the protein MKHRTILALSITALLGLQGAHAATVPTLSKGTLKIGMEGTYAPFTFKNEKGELVGFDVDIARAVAAKLGLKAEFVLTEWSGILAGLQANKYDVIVNQVGITAERQKTIGFSAPYAYSSAQIIVKKTGSFAPKSLAELKGKRVGVGLGSNFEKQLRDAGGINVVTYPGAPEYLADLAAGRLDAAFNDRLLVGYLITKENLPVRGAGVVGQPEPVGIAMKKTNTALKKAVDRALLQIKADGTYAKISRKWFGQDVSKP from the coding sequence ATGAAGCACCGCACCATCCTGGCCCTGTCCATCACCGCCCTGCTGGGCCTGCAGGGCGCGCACGCCGCCACTGTCCCCACCCTCAGCAAAGGCACCCTGAAAATCGGCATGGAGGGCACCTACGCCCCCTTCACCTTCAAGAACGAGAAGGGCGAACTTGTCGGTTTCGACGTAGACATCGCCCGCGCCGTCGCCGCGAAGCTCGGCCTGAAGGCCGAATTCGTCCTGACCGAATGGAGCGGCATTCTCGCCGGGCTCCAGGCGAACAAGTACGACGTGATCGTCAACCAGGTCGGTATCACCGCCGAGCGCCAGAAGACCATCGGCTTCAGCGCCCCCTACGCCTACTCCAGCGCGCAGATCATCGTGAAGAAGACCGGCAGCTTCGCGCCCAAGAGCCTGGCCGAGCTGAAAGGCAAGCGCGTGGGCGTGGGCCTGGGCAGCAACTTCGAAAAGCAGCTGCGTGACGCCGGCGGCATCAACGTCGTCACCTACCCCGGCGCGCCCGAGTACCTCGCGGACCTCGCCGCCGGCCGCCTGGACGCCGCTTTCAACGACCGCCTGCTGGTGGGCTACCTGATCACCAAGGAAAACCTCCCCGTGCGCGGCGCCGGCGTGGTCGGCCAGCCCGAGCCCGTGGGCATCGCCATGAAGAAGACCAACACCGCGCTGAAAAAGGCCGTGGACCGCGCCCTGCTGCAGATCAAGGCCGACGGCACGTACGCCAAGATCAGCCGCAAGTGGTTCGGGCAGGACGTCAGCAAACCCTGA
- a CDS encoding SAM-dependent methyltransferase, with translation MHFLEFFTIVEEDRDVLNPVSPGALDRVADYAGLRDGQSVLDIGSGKGAVLRQWAARRAITGTGVDLNPAFVQNARQRAQDAGLSAALTFPHGPALDFTPDPAGYDVVSCLGATFALGGFTEAARWMTRHLRDEGAVVIGDVYRRGPVPDQAQAEWWAALPTLEERSDEFMAAGLDLTGLTVSSRADWDHYSSLMWAAVQRWARVHPDHPDRAEVLAKTHESRAAYLRWERASLGWAIWVGRPAQDA, from the coding sequence ATGCATTTTCTGGAGTTCTTCACCATCGTGGAGGAAGACCGAGACGTCCTGAACCCGGTCAGCCCAGGGGCCCTGGACCGCGTCGCTGACTACGCCGGGCTGCGCGACGGCCAGAGCGTGCTGGACATCGGCAGCGGCAAGGGCGCAGTGCTGCGGCAGTGGGCGGCACGCCGGGCGATCACCGGCACGGGCGTGGACCTGAACCCCGCCTTCGTGCAGAACGCCCGGCAGCGCGCACAGGACGCAGGGCTGAGTGCCGCCCTCACCTTCCCTCACGGCCCCGCGCTGGACTTCACGCCGGACCCGGCCGGGTACGACGTGGTGAGCTGCCTGGGCGCCACCTTCGCCCTGGGCGGCTTCACCGAGGCGGCCCGCTGGATGACCCGTCACCTGCGGGACGAAGGCGCCGTCGTGATCGGCGACGTGTACCGCCGGGGCCCCGTTCCCGATCAGGCGCAGGCGGAATGGTGGGCGGCGCTGCCCACCCTGGAGGAACGCAGCGACGAATTCATGGCGGCGGGGCTGGACCTGACCGGCCTGACCGTGTCCAGCCGGGCGGACTGGGACCATTACAGCAGCCTGATGTGGGCGGCCGTGCAGCGCTGGGCGCGCGTACACCCGGATCATCCGGACCGTGCCGAGGTGCTGGCGAAGACCCACGAGAGCCGGGCGGCCTACCTCCGCTGGGAACGGGCCTCCCTGGGCTGGGCGATCTGGGTGGGGCGGCCGGCGCAGGACGCGTAG